A stretch of the Planktothricoides raciborskii GIHE-MW2 genome encodes the following:
- a CDS encoding AAA family ATPase: protein MTMKIQRIEIQNFRGFDHFTCDLTDPCLIVGNKGSGKTSLMEALAIAAGSLFLGFSDIPYRNIHKEDVRKCPVVISCQGIVNGQGISWKRTIEKENGRTTSVHAKEIEKIAQQLQQGIRKGEDIILPIVAYYSAKRWPSKKLKAIEANKPKSVILGNLNWFNPTKNYKQLWEWFKIMELIARQEGQPWEVFMAVKEAIADCSENIKDVVYDLRQEELLLKLENQEINFCDLDKQNRNLYNLLGMVADIAYRCAVLNPQLYEQATKQTPGVVLIDDLELHLDSELEKNIMNKLRQIFPMIQFIGTTQSPLITIEPQQIVNLKSL, encoded by the coding sequence ATGACCATGAAAATTCAGCGAATTGAAATTCAGAATTTCCGAGGATTCGATCATTTTACCTGCGATTTAACTGACCCCTGTTTAATTGTGGGAAATAAAGGCAGTGGCAAAACTAGCCTAATGGAAGCATTGGCGATCGCTGCTGGTTCCCTGTTTTTAGGGTTTAGCGATATTCCATATCGTAATATTCATAAAGAAGATGTGCGGAAGTGTCCGGTAGTAATTTCATGTCAAGGGATAGTGAATGGACAAGGAATTAGTTGGAAGCGAACTATAGAAAAGGAAAACGGCAGAACTACTTCGGTTCATGCTAAAGAAATAGAAAAAATTGCCCAGCAACTTCAGCAAGGAATTCGCAAGGGAGAAGATATTATTCTACCAATAGTTGCTTATTATAGTGCAAAGCGATGGCCGAGCAAAAAATTGAAAGCTATTGAAGCGAATAAGCCAAAGTCAGTTATTTTAGGTAATTTGAATTGGTTTAATCCGACAAAAAATTATAAACAACTCTGGGAATGGTTCAAAATCATGGAATTAATAGCCAGACAAGAGGGACAACCCTGGGAGGTCTTTATGGCAGTGAAAGAAGCGATCGCCGACTGTTCGGAAAATATAAAAGATGTTGTTTACGATCTACGGCAAGAGGAATTACTTTTAAAACTAGAAAATCAAGAAATAAATTTTTGTGATTTGGATAAGCAAAATCGCAATTTATATAATTTATTAGGAATGGTCGCGGATATTGCTTATCGCTGCGCTGTCCTAAATCCTCAGTTATACGAACAAGCAACCAAACAAACCCCTGGAGTGGTATTAATCGATGACTTAGAATTGCATCTAGATTCAGAATTGGAAAAAAATATAATGAACAAGCTTCGGCAGATATTTCCCATGATACAATTTATTGGGACAACCCAATCACCGCTGATTACCATAGAACCCCAGCAAATTGTCAACCTTAAATCATTATAG